The DNA window CCGATCCGCTGCGGCTGTCATGGGTGATGCCGCCGCCGACCCCCAGATGCAGCGTGCCCGGATCGCTCAGCACGGGTGAGCGGATGGCGACGCTGAACCGCATCGGCCCGGCCGGGTCGACCCACCCGATGGCCCCGCAATAGACGCCCCGCGCCGCGCCCTCAAGCTCCGCGATGATCTGCATCGAGCGGATCTTGGGCGCGCCGGTGATCGAGCCGCAGGGAAACAGCGCGCGCAGGATATCGGCTAGCCCCACCCCGTCGGCCAGCCGGCCCTCTACGGTCGAGGTCATCTGGTGCAGCGTCGCATAGGGTTCGATGTGAAACAGGCTGGGCACCCGCACGCTGCCCGGCACGCAGACCCGGCTGATGTCGTTGCGCAGCAGATCGACGATCATCAGGTTCTCGGCCCGGTCCTTTTCGGACGCGGCCAGCGCCGCCGCCGCCGCCGCGTCCTCGGCCGGGCTGCGCCCGCGCGCGGCCGTGCCCTTCATCGGCCGGGTGCGAATCCGGCGGGCGGGATCAACGGCGAAGAACAGTTCCGGGCTGCGCGACAGGATCGGCGGCCCGCCCAGATCGACAAACGCCCCCTCGCCCACCTTCTGACGCGCGGCCAGCGCGGCATACACGGCCAGCGGATCGCCCGACACGCGCGCCGTCATCGGAAAGGTCAGGTTGATCTGATAGGTGTCGCCCGCCTCGATATGGCGGTGGATCGCGGCGATGGCCGTGTCATAGCGCGCGCGGTCCCACAGCGGTTCGGGGGCCGAGATCGACACGGGCGACGCGCCGGGCAGGCCGGGCGCCGCGCGCGGGGCATCGAACACGCCCATCAGGATCAGCGGCACCCGGCGGTCGGGCGGCATCAGCGGCGCCAGCCGGGGGATCAGCGCATAGCCCAGCTCGTAGGCGAGATAGCCGGCCAGCCAGCAGCCGCGCGCCCGCGCCGCCTCGATCGCGGCCAGTGCCGGGCCGACGCCCGCCGCCGTATCGGCGCGGATCAGGGTCAGGGGGTCGGCAAACAAGGTGCCGCCGGGCAGCGGTCCGCGGTCGAACAGGACCCGCCCGCTCACGCCGCGGCCTTCGCCTTTGCCGCCAGATCGCGCGCGATGGCGAATGCGCCCTTGATACGGTCGGCATCGGTGGCCCAGTCGCGGCGCACCACGATCCTGTTGTCGGTGACCTTGGCCATGCCGTTCTGATCGGTCAGGAATTCGACCAGCCCGGCCGGGTTGGGGAATTTGTCCTGATGGAACTGGACCGTCGCGCCCTTGGGTCCGGCATCAAGCCGGGCGATGTTGGCGCGCTTGGCCATCGCCTTGATGCGGATCACGCGCAGCAGCGTGTTCACCTCGCGCGGCAGCGGCCCGAACCGGTCGATCAGCTCGGCGGCGAAACCCTCCAGCTCGACCTTGGTGGTCAGCTCGGCCAGCCGCCGGTAAAGCCCAAGCCGCACGTCCAGATCGGGGATGAAGCTTTCGGGGATCGTGACCGGCACGCCCAGATTCAGCTGCGGCGCCCATTCATCCTCGGGGGTGCCCTCGATCTCGCCCGATTTCAGCTTGGCGATGGTTTCCTCCAGCATCTGCTGATACAACTCGAAGCCGACTTCGCGGATATGGCCGGATTGTTCCTCGCCCAGAAGATTGCCCGCGCCGCGCAGATCCAGATCCTGCGAGGCCAGGTTGAAGCCCGCGCCCAGCCCGTCGATCGAGCCCAGGAATTTCAGCCGCCGCATCGCCTGCGGGGTCAGCGGCTGACGCGGTTTCGTGGTCAGATAGCAATAGGCGCGGGTCTTGGACCGCCCCACCCGGCCGCGGATCTGATACAGCTGCGACAGGCCGAACATGTCGGCGCGCCAGACGATCATGGTGTTCGCGGTCGGAATATCCAGCCCCGATTCCACGATGGTCGTGGCCAGCAGAACGTCGTGGCTGCCGTCGTAGAACCCGTTCATGCGCGTGTCCAGATCGCCGGCGGCAAGCTGGCCGTGGGCGACGATATAGCTGATCTCGGGCACGTTTTCGGTCAGCCAGTGTTCGATGTCGGGCAGGTCCGACAGGCGCGGCACCACGAAGAAGCTTTGTCCGCCGCGATATTTCTCGCGCAGCAGCGCCTCGCGGATGGTCACGCTGTCGAATTCGCTGACATAGGTGCGGATCGCCAGCCGGTCCACCGGCGGCGTGCCGATCACCGACAGGTCGCGCACGCCCGTCAGCGACAGTTGCAGCGTGCGCGGGATCGGCGTGGCGGTCAGGGTGAGCACGTGGATATCGCTGCACAACTGTTTCAGCCGTTCCTTGTGGGCGACGCCGAAATGCTGTTCCTCGTCGATGACCAGCAGGCCCAGATGCTTGAACCGCACGCTTTTGGCCAGCACCGCATGGGTGCCGACGACGATATCGACGCTGCCATCGGCCAGCCCTTCGCGGGTCTTCGCCGCGTCCTTCGTGCCGACAAAGCGCGACAGCGGGCGCACGGTGATCGCGGTGCCGCGGAACCGTTCGGCGAAGGTGCGGAAATGCTGGCGCGCCAGCAGCGTGGTCGGCGCGATGACCGCCACCTGCATCCCCTGCGAGGCGGCGATGAAGGCCGCGCGCATCGCCACCTCGGTCTTGCCGAAACCGACGTCGCCCACGATCAGCCGGTCCATCGGCCGGCCCGCCGCCAGATCCTCGGTCACGTCCTCGATGGCGGCCATCTGGTCGTCGGTCTCGCTGTAGGGAAAGCGGGCCGAGAATGCCTGCCAGTCATGTTCCTCGGGCTCCAGCACCGGGGCGGGCCGCAGCAGGCGTTCCGCGGCCACGCGCATCAGCCGGTCGGCGATCAGCTTGATGCGTTCCTTCAGCCGCGCCTTGCGGGCCTGCCACGCGCCGCCGCCCAGACGGTCCAGCAGACCCTCTTCATGGCCATAGCGCGACAGCAATTCGATATTCTCGACCGGCAGGAACAGCCGGTCGCCGCCCGCATATTCCAGCGCCACGCAATCATGCGGCACCCCGGCGGCGGTGATCGTCTCCAACCCGGTATAGCGTCCGATGCCGTGTTCGACATGCACCACCAGATCGCCTTGCGTCAGGCTGGTCGTGTCCTGCAAGAAGTTCTCGGCCCGGCGCCGTTTCCTGGCGCCGCGGATCAGCCGGTCGCCCAGAACGTCCTGTTCCGAGATGACCGCGATGGACCCAAGCGCGCGCCCGTCGGCCACGAACCCCTCATCCAGCGGCCAGACCGCCAGTCCGACCGCGCCCGCCGTGTCGGGCAGGCCGCGCAGATCGGCGATCGGGGCGATGCCGGTCAGCCCCTCATCGGCCAGCAGACCCGACAGCCGGTCGCGCGCGCCGTCCGAAAAACAGGCCAGGATCACGCGGTGATCGCGCGACAGCGCCTTCACATGATCGGCCAAGGCCTTGAACAGGTTGAGCTGTTCGGCCTGCCGTTCCGGCGCGAAATTGCGCCCCGGCCGGCCGCCCGCGTCCAGAACGCCCGGCCCCGGCGGCCGCGCCAGAACCGACAGGCGCAACACCCGATGCGCGGCCAGCCATGTCGTCCATTCGGCCTCGGTCGGGAACATCTGGTCGGGCGGCACGGGCTTGTAGACCGTATCGGCGCGGCCCTTGGCGGCCAGCGC is part of the Paracoccus stylophorae genome and encodes:
- a CDS encoding aminodeoxychorismate synthase component I — protein: MSGRVLFDRGPLPGGTLFADPLTLIRADTAAGVGPALAAIEAARARGCWLAGYLAYELGYALIPRLAPLMPPDRRVPLILMGVFDAPRAAPGLPGASPVSISAPEPLWDRARYDTAIAAIHRHIEAGDTYQINLTFPMTARVSGDPLAVYAALAARQKVGEGAFVDLGGPPILSRSPELFFAVDPARRIRTRPMKGTAARGRSPAEDAAAAAALAASEKDRAENLMIVDLLRNDISRVCVPGSVRVPSLFHIEPYATLHQMTSTVEGRLADGVGLADILRALFPCGSITGAPKIRSMQIIAELEGAARGVYCGAIGWVDPAGPMRFSVAIRSPVLSDPGTLHLGVGGGITHDSRSGSEWEEALCKAAFLNLSPTI
- the mfd gene encoding transcription-repair coupling factor, producing MSEQLILSGAPEGYDAALIAREAERGQPVVHIARDDRRMAAMRAALDFLAPGLPVLDFPAWDTTPYDRVSPSPDIQAARMATLAGLAQGAIRGPFVLLTTLNAVLQRVPARDLVAGASFAARVGDRIDDAALRDFLIRMGFVQSPTVTEPGDYAIRGGIIDIYPPGDLGPVRLDLFGDVLDGARRFDPETQRTTEKLSRIEIAPMSEVILDEAAITRFRQNYRAEYGGGTNDPLYEGVSAGRKMAGTEHWLPWFHDRMESLFDYLPGASVVLDDHVGQVIDARREMIREQFEARRAALAAKGRADTVYKPVPPDQMFPTEAEWTTWLAAHRVLRLSVLARPPGPGVLDAGGRPGRNFAPERQAEQLNLFKALADHVKALSRDHRVILACFSDGARDRLSGLLADEGLTGIAPIADLRGLPDTAGAVGLAVWPLDEGFVADGRALGSIAVISEQDVLGDRLIRGARKRRRAENFLQDTTSLTQGDLVVHVEHGIGRYTGLETITAAGVPHDCVALEYAGGDRLFLPVENIELLSRYGHEEGLLDRLGGGAWQARKARLKERIKLIADRLMRVAAERLLRPAPVLEPEEHDWQAFSARFPYSETDDQMAAIEDVTEDLAAGRPMDRLIVGDVGFGKTEVAMRAAFIAASQGMQVAVIAPTTLLARQHFRTFAERFRGTAITVRPLSRFVGTKDAAKTREGLADGSVDIVVGTHAVLAKSVRFKHLGLLVIDEEQHFGVAHKERLKQLCSDIHVLTLTATPIPRTLQLSLTGVRDLSVIGTPPVDRLAIRTYVSEFDSVTIREALLREKYRGGQSFFVVPRLSDLPDIEHWLTENVPEISYIVAHGQLAAGDLDTRMNGFYDGSHDVLLATTIVESGLDIPTANTMIVWRADMFGLSQLYQIRGRVGRSKTRAYCYLTTKPRQPLTPQAMRRLKFLGSIDGLGAGFNLASQDLDLRGAGNLLGEEQSGHIREVGFELYQQMLEETIAKLKSGEIEGTPEDEWAPQLNLGVPVTIPESFIPDLDVRLGLYRRLAELTTKVELEGFAAELIDRFGPLPREVNTLLRVIRIKAMAKRANIARLDAGPKGATVQFHQDKFPNPAGLVEFLTDQNGMAKVTDNRIVVRRDWATDADRIKGAFAIARDLAAKAKAAA